Proteins encoded in a region of the Anopheles ziemanni chromosome 2, idAnoZiCoDA_A2_x.2, whole genome shotgun sequence genome:
- the LOC131293758 gene encoding uncharacterized protein LOC131293758 — translation MPSGMMDLLSTPTTFPVQLDWEGKMEPSSPSAQSQQSYAEDSTNFEDDFYDYCNEPLFNNALIGLDDDVEFKPNPLDLLKGQDLVLPILGKQEKDLWYDEKSKLSSGGQSAQQLGGYAPLPTVIEDGSFALQPEKTANVVSEEMLMDFECVYGNVELMNQLTPPQTPPQSSAFGGVGGSVIPIEQQFSIPFQQQQQQQQILLQPLYAPVSNVLPSQQQQQQQQLSFQGNGSEYYVVDEYATMTQLGGVVQQQQQQQQLPCDIGVNSFNFSSESYTPQQMSEVQNIVRSLQMQQQQQQQLSFNDDDDSCGFSEAGSVESGDSSSRSPVYSDSADSSYYGSRNDERDDDEWSPTKSKKLNLSGGGAVTKKRTTGTRPYGRGTEDKKSRKKEQNKNAATRYRQKKKAEIEEILVEENQLRDQNEELKKKSSDLGREISVLKKLMRELLRSKGLM, via the exons ATGCCTTCTGGAATGATGGACTTACTGTCAACGCCAACGACCTTTCCCGTGCAGCTCGACTGGGAAGGCAAGATGGAGCCGTCGTCCCCGTCGGCTCAGTCCCAGCAATCGTATGCTGAGGACTCGACGAACTTCGAAGACGATTTCTACGATTACTGCAATG aaccTCTTTTTAACAACGCTCTCATTGGACTTGACGATGACGTCGAATTTAAGCCGAACCCATTAGATCTCCTGAAAGGTCAGGATCTGGTGCTTCCGATCCTCGGCAAGCAGGAAAAAG ATCTATGGTACGATGAAAAATCAAAGCTATCCTCCGGTGGCCAGTCTGCGCAGCAGCTCGGTGGCTATGCCCCGTTGCCGACGGTTATCGAGGATGGCTCGTTCGCATTGCAACCGGAGAAAACCGCTAATGTCGTCAGCGAGGAGATGTTGATGGACTTTGAATGTGTGTACGGAAATGTCGAATTGATGAACCAACTGACACCGCCCCAAACGCCACCACAATCGTCCGCGTTCGGTGGCGTCGGAGGCAGTGTCATTCCCATCGAACAGCAGTTTTCCATCCcgttccaacaacaacaacagcagcaacagataCTTCTTCAACCCTTGTACGCTCCGGTTTCTAACGTGCTACcttcccagcagcagcaacaacagcagcaactgtCCTTCCAGGGCAACGGTTCGGAGTACTATGTCGTAGACGAGTATGCCACAATGACGCAACTCGGTGGAGtcgtccagcagcagcaacagcagcaacagctccCATGTGACATCGGTGTAAACTCGTTCAACTTCAGCTCGGAAAGCTACACCCCACAGCAGATGAGCGAGGTGCAAAACATCGTCCGCAGTCTGCAGATG cagcagcagcagcaacagcagctcaGCTtcaacgatgacgacgactcGTGCGGTTTCTCCGAGGCCGGTTCGGTCGAGAGCGGTGATTCGTCTTCCCGCTCGCCCGTCTACAGCGACTCGGCCGATTCGTCGTACTACGGCAGCCGGAACGACGagcgcgacgacgacgaatggAGCCCGACGAAGAGCAAAAAGCTGAACCTGTCCGGTGGCGGCGCGGTAACGAAAAAGCGCACCACCGGTACCAGACCGTACGGCCGTGGGACCGAGGACAAAAAGTCGCGTAAAAAGGAGCAGAACAAGAACGCGGCGACCCGCTACcggcagaagaagaaggcCGAAATCGAGGAGATCCTGGTCGAGGAGAATCAGCTTCGCGATCAAAACGAGGAGCTGAAAAAGAAATCGTCCGATCTGGGCCGTGAAATCAGCGTCCTGAAGAAGTTGATGCGCGAGCTCCTGCGTAGCAAGGGCTTGATGTAA
- the LOC131281618 gene encoding F-box/LRR-repeat protein 15-like, with protein sequence MELLDLDEDSLMEIFSYFSFDELLMLSAVCGRFLQLCQRHLRKIRHFELDYRAIAGCENYEQRLQNIFRSLGPSMVAFRLSAGYIMDEKLKQTIVDNLARYCTSLRHLTINYTVLTELHLRPLAVLLRTLVTLDLGRCDLTDASLAEFLQSQPTLQLRTLAIAGNPNLSGAFFANWTNCPMLEQLDLSYCFSLNVDMMEEFLKHAKRLAAVDATGSLWLQRNKDIFHKEGRSITMGTELPELTYFKSG encoded by the coding sequence ATGGAACTGCTCGATTTAGACGAAGACTCGTTGATGGAAATTTTCTCCTACTTCTCGTTTGACGAGCTGCTGATGCTGTCCGCCGTCTGTGGTCGTTTTCTGCAGCTTTGCCAACGACACCTACGTAAAATTCGACACTTTGAGCTAGACTACCGTGCAATCGCGGGCTGCGAAAACTATGAGCAACGGCTGCAGAACATCTTTCGCAGTCTTGGACCGTCGATGGTTGCGTTCCGGCTATCGGCCGGGTACATTATGGACGAAAAGCTAAAACAAACCATCGTGGATAATTTGGCCAGGTATTGTACATCCTTGCGGCATCTTACAATCAACTACACAGTCTTAACCGAGCTGCACCTGAGACCGCTGGCGGTTCTACTGCGTACGCTCGTCACTCTCGATCTTGGCCGCTGCGATTTGACCGACGCCAGTCTGGCCGAGTTTCTGCAGTCCCAGCCTACGTTGCAGTTGCGTACCCTGGCCATCGCAGGCAACCCGAATCTTTCCGGTGCTTTCTTCGCCAACTGGACCAACTGCCCCATGCTGGAGCAGCTCGATTTAAGCTACTGCTTTTCGCTGAACGTCGATATGATGGAGGAGTTCCTGAAGCATGCCAAACGGTTGGCCGCCGTCGACGCCACCGGAAGCCTTTGGTTGCAGCGCAACAAAGATATTTTCCACAAGGAAGGCCGCTCCATTACGATGGGTACCGAGTTGCCGGAACTGACATATTTTAAATCGGGGTAA